A genomic segment from Halomonas sp. GD1P12 encodes:
- a CDS encoding acyl-CoA dehydrogenase family protein yields the protein MNFELSDDQVAFAELAKDFADKELAPHAAQWDREAHFPVDVIKRAGELGFCSLYAPESVGGLALSRLDASIIFEQLSMGCTSTTAYLTIHNMVTWMLASFGQPDVVEQWGPRLATGELLGSYCLTEPGAGSDAASLKTTAQRDGDAYVLSGSKMFISGAGSTDFLVVMARTGGEGAGGVSAFAVDAKTDGISYGRKEDKMGWNSQPTRMVTFDDVRVPANHLLGREGDGFKIAMKGLDGGRINIATCSVGTAQRAINEARDYLRERKQFGKPLAEFQALQFRLADMVTELVAARQLVRMAATKLDAGHADAPTYCAMAKRFATDIGFKVCDEALQLFGGNGYIKEYPVERFVRDTRVHRILEGSNEIMRLIIARRALAEGAGEL from the coding sequence ATGAATTTCGAGCTAAGCGACGACCAGGTAGCCTTTGCGGAGTTGGCCAAGGACTTTGCCGACAAGGAATTGGCACCCCACGCCGCGCAGTGGGACCGCGAGGCGCACTTTCCCGTCGATGTGATCAAGCGCGCCGGAGAGCTGGGCTTTTGCTCGCTCTACGCCCCGGAGAGCGTTGGTGGGCTTGCGCTATCGCGGCTGGATGCGAGCATCATCTTCGAGCAGCTTTCGATGGGCTGCACCTCGACCACCGCTTATCTCACCATTCACAACATGGTCACCTGGATGCTGGCGAGCTTCGGCCAGCCGGACGTCGTCGAGCAGTGGGGGCCGCGACTCGCCACCGGCGAGCTTCTGGGGTCGTACTGCCTGACCGAACCCGGTGCGGGGTCGGACGCCGCCTCACTCAAGACCACCGCCCAACGTGATGGCGATGCGTACGTGCTGAGTGGTAGCAAGATGTTCATCTCCGGCGCCGGCAGCACCGATTTTCTGGTCGTGATGGCGCGTACCGGGGGTGAAGGCGCCGGCGGCGTCTCCGCTTTTGCCGTGGATGCCAAAACCGACGGCATCAGCTACGGGCGCAAGGAGGACAAGATGGGCTGGAATAGCCAGCCTACGCGCATGGTGACCTTCGACGACGTACGCGTGCCGGCCAACCACCTGTTGGGCCGTGAAGGCGACGGCTTCAAGATTGCGATGAAGGGCCTGGACGGTGGGCGCATCAACATCGCGACCTGCTCGGTCGGTACCGCCCAGCGTGCGATCAATGAGGCGCGCGACTACCTGCGCGAACGCAAGCAGTTCGGCAAGCCCCTGGCGGAGTTTCAGGCGCTGCAGTTTCGCCTGGCCGATATGGTCACCGAGCTTGTGGCGGCGCGCCAGCTGGTGCGCATGGCCGCGACCAAACTCGACGCTGGCCACGCAGATGCGCCGACCTACTGCGCCATGGCCAAGCGATTTGCCACCGACATCGGGTTCAAGGTGTGTGACGAGGCGCTGCAGCTTTTTGGCGGCAACGGCTACATCAAGGAGTA